CTTGGAGGCAAATGTCGTCACCTATTACGAACTAAATATTCTGCTGATTTGCCGCGCAAGTTCAAGAAACTTTGCTAACAACATTTCTACTGATTAGGGCGCGACGACAACTGCCAAAATTATGTAATTTGGTCACTTCGCGCAAGTCAGGAAAGCTGTTGTTCACACACGGGATTTGAACCCGCAAATGATGGAATCTAAATCCATTGCCTTTTCCATTTGGCTAGTATGTAAGCTTCCCTGGTTAGGGCGCGAAGTAAAATCAAATTCGGTTGATTAACTAAGTAAAGTTCCGAAACGTTCTAAGCTCAGTTTCGTAAGCTAGATTATCTAAATGATTGTCGATTATTCACATTTTAGCTAATTTTTTTAAGCTCATTTTCGCACAAGTTAAAAAAGCTGTCTTAACTTTACGCCCGTCGTACACCAGCTTTCACTAGCACTGGACACGCAAACTTCTTCTCGTTAGAGAGTGGGAATGATATCGCTAATTCGGTCGCCCGAATATCGCTACCTTAGGAGCGTTATTTTAGTTTGTAAGCTTTTTCGGTTGGGGTGCGAAATAACTCCTTTTTTTAGTTAGTCTTTTCTTCTTTCGTATCCTTCATTTAAAAAATTGGCTATTTCGACCAAAAATAAGTTGGAAAATAATTACTTCACGCAAGTTGAAAAAGCTGTTGTTTTATACACAGGAGTCGAACCTGTTACTCTCTGCTTATGAGTCAGATGCTCTACCAATGAGCTAGTATGTAAGCTTCTTCGGTTAGGGCGCGAATTAAATTTCATTTTTTAGATAACAATCGATTTTGTTTTCATTTCTTCTAGTTTTATTGAAGTTTTTGGGTTTATTTACAAATGAGTGAGGCAAGATAAGTTATCTACAAACTCAACTTTTTCTTTGCTTTTAGTTAAACTGAGATTATTCTCAGAATGACCAGGAAAACAAACGAATTTTAAATGGTTAGCCCGCGCAAGTTTATAAAGCTGTAAACAACGATCGCCGCTCTACCTAACTGAGCTAATTTCCCAACTGGAAAATATAGGATTTGAACCTATGTCAAACGAATTCCAAATGTGTGTAAGCTTTACAGATTAGGGCGCGGGAGATAAAGTTTTAATTTAGTTTTGAGCTTGATAAGCTGCTCGGATTTTTCTAGATTTTATCTCACCACGTGCTAAACAACGAGGACAACCGCAGGGTTTTCTACCATGTGCAGTGGGGAAATATCGCCAACCAACTATTTGTGGTAAATATCTGGCTTTACGAATTTCTCTTGCTTGGATTTTTCGCGGAATAATTACTTCGTAGCCGCTAGAATTTCCTAGTTTCATCAAGAGTGAGTTGGCTTCGTTTGCCGTCATTTCTTGATGTCTTTGATTGAAGTAACCTACTGAAACTATTTCGTTGTTTGGAATACGAAAGTAAATTCCGTAGATAGTTTTTGTGCCATCGCGTTTGAGTTCTCGTAACCATTGATGTGAGGTATAAAAGTTAGGTAAGACTGGCATTGCATAAACGCCGTTGTTACTAATTTTGATACCTGTTCGCAGAATTGATTTTAACTTTTTTTCTGCGGTTAAATGGACAAAGGTAGTCATGAAATATCTGATTTAAGTGGAAGAAAAGGTTACTTCGCGCAAGTTGAAAAAGCTGTTGTGTTATACAGGGGAATCGAACCCCTATCACCTGGTTAATAGCCAGTTGCTCTACCAATGAGCTAGTATGTAAGCTTTATCGGTTGGGGCGCGAATTAACTCGCATGAAGCAAGAAGTTTTTGCTAAAATTGATGGAGATTTTTGGCTTTGCTCAGAATGACATTTTTGAGTTTTTTGGTAGTAGCTAAAATTGATGGAGATTCTACTCCTACTCGCTTCGCGAGAAGCTTCGCAACGGAGAACGCTACGCGAACGCTTCGCTCAGAATGACAACTTTGAATTTTTTTGAGTTTTAGCTATGGAGATTCTATTCCTACTCGCTTCGCGAGAAGCTTCGCAACGGAGAACGCTACGCGAACGCTTTGCTCAGAATGACATTTTTGACTTTTTTGGTAGTAACTAACATCTATAGTAATAGGAGATGATTTGTGACAAGATTTAATTTTCTGGTGTAGAGACGTTGCGTGCAACGTCTCTACAAACAATGACATTTTTGGTCATAGTTTTAATGTTGATTCCGCACAAGTTAAAAAAGCTGTTTTTACATTTGACGCTCTATCCTTTGAGCTACAACGGCTTAAAATGCCGTTGGTAGGACTCGAACCTACAACCTCCCGTTTAGCAGACGGAAAATGTTTGTATGCTTCCTCGGTTGGGGTACGGAAATTAAACTTTTTACTGGTTAAAAAAGATTGAGAGTAAGCTTGATTTTTTTAGATCTTGCTATCTAAAATTTGGGCTTAATTTAACCATAAACTGCTTCGGGACGGACGATCAAATCGCCACTTGGTCGTCTGTCAACGACGTATTCAGTAAAACGATTTGTGTGAACGTCCAAATATTGTGCGAGACGGTCTTTAATTTGAGTGTCGCTCATGTTATTTTTTAGGCGAAGTTGGTTTTCGCTGAGGTCGTAGGAGCGACCCTCGAAACGAATGTGAACCATATTGTTACCTCCATAACTGCTTTTTGGTTAAAATAGAGCAGTTTTTTGGTTATGAGATTGTTTGCTTGATAAAACTTTGATTTATTTTTGCTTGTGGTGGTTTTCAGCTTGTTTGCTTGTGCCACTAAATTTATACTACATAAATAATACAAGAGTGTCAAGGGATGAGGGAAATTTTTTTTTGAGGTGGGTGCGAGAATGGGGCGATCGCGTATCCACCTAGCGCCGTAAGCGGGTAATAATAGCTCTAGAATGAGGAGAAAGACCATTAAGATTGATTCCGACAAAGAGAAAAAGGTGTCTTCACGTCGTCCGATCGCGGTAGACTTGTTTGCTGGTGCGGGTGGATTTTCCCTTGGAATTGAGCAAGCGGGGTTTGAAGTAGCGATCGCGGTGGAGTACGATCCCGTCCATGCGGCGGTTTATAGTTACAACTTCCCTCAAACTAAGGTTTTGTGTCGGGATGTCACCAGTTTGGATGCAGGCGAAATCAGACAAGCTGTAGGAGGAGAAATCGATTTAGTCTTTGGGGGACCTCCTTGTCAGGGATTTTCATCGATGGGTAAGCGTAACCCAAAAGACGATCGCAATTACTTAGTGTTCGCTTTCTGTCGTTTAGTAAAGGAATTACAACCGCGTTATTTTGTAATGGAAAATGTCCCTGGTTTGAGTCAGGGCGAACATCGACGAATTTTGCAACGGTTGAAACATGAATTGAAAGATGCAGGTTACAAAATTAGAGAACCCGTGCAAGTATTGAATGCGGCTGATTTTGGCGTCCCGCAAAAGCGCAAACGGTTATTTTTGTTAGGGTGGCGGTATAAACAGAAAGCTTTATTTTATCCTCAACTGGAGCAAAAAGAGAGAGTCAGTGTAAGAGAAGCGATCGCCGATCTTCCGGATTTGGATTTTTTTCCTGAACTGCTGAATATTGATGAAATTGAGTTAAAAATAGAACTAGAAGTAAGTGATTATGTCAAGTATTTACGAGATTTAATTCCCGATCCTGATAATTTCGCTTATCCTCGTATTTGGAACCGAAATTTGTTAACTAGCTCTCGACGTACTCAACATAAACAAGAATCAATCGAACGCTTTCACTTAACCCAACCAGGACAACTCGAACCAATCAGTCGTTTACGAAGATTAGACTGGAATAAATGCTCTCATACTTTAAGGGCGGGAACAGGTATCGAAAGAGGTAGTTTTACTTCAGCTCGTCCCTTGCATCCAGAACGCGATCGCGTAATTTCAGTTCGAGAAGCCGCCAGACTCCATTCATTTCCCGACTGGTTTCGCTTTCACTCTACCAAATGGCATGGTTTTCGCCAAGTAGGTAATGCAGTGCCACCCTTGTTAGCCAGAGCATTAGGCGCGGAAATTATTACAGCTTTAGGAATTGTCCCCGTAGTACCAGAAGCAAAAATTGCCCTCGGCGAACCATCCTTATTGAGGTGGAATCAAAAACAAGCATCGTCCTACTGGCAGAAATTAAGCTCTTCAACCTAAGCCTGAGATAATTTTTGACAAATTTGAACTTAACACCGTAGAAATAGCGCCTGAGAGAGAAAAACACCAAAACGCGGAAAACCGATCCTCAAAGCTACGGTTAGGCGATCGCCGATAACTTGAACAATAGTTAGCCTAGAGACGAAGATAATTTCTAGGAGTAGATCTTATATGGTACAGGCTATCGATCGACAAATTGCCGCAATAAAAAGAGGCGAGGGAGATCCCGAACACATTCACGAATTAGCGCAAGATGCCTTAGCATGGGCGAGAAAAGTAACCAAAGAAAAAGGTGAAGGATCGAGCGAAAGCGCCTCTGCCTGGGATACAGTAGAAGAATTACTCGCCGCGATCGCCCATCGACGCAACCAACAACCACCAGAAAACTCATTAGACCGATATTGTCGCGATCGTCCCGAAGCCGACGAGTGTAAAGTCTACGACCTGTAAGCCAAGTTGATTAATTTTACTCAAAATAACGCACCCCCACAAAAATTGGTCGGGTGCGTTACTAATAGAGACAACTTTGATTCTCTGTAGACACAATGAACAAACACACAATGAACAAACGCAACGGTTGCAAGTTTGTCACCATAATCGTAGCCACATTTTTAATTAGCGCGATCGCCTGCAACCGATTTAATGCCCGCGAAAACGAAAACATCGCCGCAATTTCCTCTCAAACCATCCCCCCAACCTTATTTGGAATGCACGTCGAACATTCCTACAAAATCCCTTGGCCCCCCATACCCTTCGCCAGTTGGCGCTTGTGGGACGTACACACCGAACAATACAAACTCACCTTTTGGCCCCATTTAGAACCCCAACCAGACAATTGGGACTTCACCGGACTCGATAAAGTCGTCGAACTCGCCCAAAAAAACCAAGTAGAATTAGTTTACACCTTCGGACTCACCCCAGACTGGGCAGCCGCCAGACCAGAAGATCCCTCTCACTACGGCGAACCTCCCTCTCCCTCCGAACCCAAAAACATCGAAGACTGGCGCGATTTCGTCCGCACAGTTGCCACACGCTACAAAGGCAAAATTCGCTATTACGAACTCTGGAACGAACCCAACCTCAACTATTTTTACACCGGAACCATCGACCAAATGGTTACTCTGGCACAAGAAGCATACACCATCCTCCAAGAAATCGACCCAGAAATCAAAGTAGTTTCTCCCTCCGTCATCGCTACCCACGAATCTTGGCTAACCAAACCTGGTAATGCCTGGCTAGACGAATACTTTCGCAAAGGTGGAGATGCCTACACCGACATCGTTGCCGCCCACTTTTATATGCCCGCCGAAAACACTCCCGAAGACAGAATTCGCCCGATTCGGGAAATTCAAGCAGTCATGGCAAAACACGAACTAGCAGATAAACCTTTATGGAATACAGAAACAGGTTTTGGCAACCGTCAGCAAAATCATTACTATTCTGATGCCGAAAGTCAAGCTTACGTTGCCCGATCTTATCTGATTTATTGGTCCCAAGGAGTCGAACGTTTTTACTGGTACGGCTGGGACAACCGCAACGTTTTAACAATGTTAATGGTAGAAGAAGATAATCGCACCCTCACCCCAGCCGCCAAAGCTTACGCAGAAATCCAAAATTGGCTGGTTGGAGCAAAAATGCAACCTTGTAGCCCCGACAGGAATAATACCTGGACTTGTCAGCTAACCAGAAACGGCGAAAATAGTTGGATAATCTGGAACCCCAAAAATGACATTCAGTTACAAATTCCCCAAAGCTGGAACGTCACCCAAGTAACAGACTTAAACGGACAAAAATCTCCTCTATCTACTTCCGGAAGTTTGCAAGTTGGACAATTACCTTTATTACTGAGTAGAAATTAATCGTCAGATGAAATGGCGATCGCCAACCATAATCAAAAACCAACAAGCTACAATAATACCCAAGCATTTTCGTACTGCGAACATCTTACCCGCTATCTGGTTAATTAACTAGATTGGAGATAAGCTACGTTGCTCAATGTAATCCTTAGTGTAGCCGACTAATACTAATCTTTATCAATGTCATCCTTCGCGAAGCGAAGGATGACAAATAATACTCGCACAGTAATCTCACAATTGTCAAACCCATAAATTCTGGATTAACATATAGCCGAAACTAACTCCAGAAAATATTCTCTCTAGGTAGCATTTAATGCAAAGTAACGCACCTCCCAAAAAAGTCAAACTCAACCTTCTCCAAGCTTTCCGAGGTATCGCCGCCTTATTAGTAGTTCTCTTTCACCTCGATCAACTAAGTAACGAAAAACTCAAACAAACTTTTCTCTTCGGCATCTTTAAATTTGGCTGGGCTGGAGTAGATTTCTTTTTCATCCTCAGTGGCTTTATTATTTTCTACGTCCATCGTCACGAACTCGGCATTCAAAGTTGGCAAAAGTTTAAAAAGTTTTGGTTGAAACGCTGGATTAGAATCTATCCCGTTTATTGGATAGTAACCTTAGCTGTCTTAGGATTATTGATTTTTGTGCCATCTTTAGCCAAAGCAGGAGACACGAATTTATTCTTTCTCCTCAAGACTTTTTTACTAATTCCTCAAAGTACACCACCACTTTTAGATGTAGGTTGGACTTTAATCTTAATTATCTTCTTTTACCTAATTTTTAGCTTATCCTATCTCCTCAAACCAAAAATTTACTTACCGCTAGTTGCAATTTTACTTTTAGGTTCCCTAACCCAATTTGTCCCCGATATCAGCATCCCGGCAGAAAATCCCTGGATAGGAACGATTTTCCACTCAATGAATTTAGAATTTGCTTTAGGTTGTTTAGCAGCTTATCTAGTAGTAACTTATCCTCTCCGCCACAGAAAAACTTTACTATTTGTGGGCGCTTTTTTCTTTATTTTCTTTGGCTTATTACTCAGTTATGGTGTAATCGCCGAAGTCCAAAACTTAAACATTTTGGGCATTGAATTAGGAATAAATCGCGTTTTCTTCTCCGGAATTCCATGTTTTATCATGTTAATTGGCGCAGCATCTTTAGACATAAATAAAGGAACAGATGTCCCCAATTTTGTTAACTACCTCGGAGATGCTTCTTACTCAATTTACTTAATTCACAGTCCGATTATTTCCGCATTAACGCAAATTGCTGCCAAATTAAACCTAGTTAATCTTATTGGTAACTCCTTAATAATTAACCTACCGATCGGAATAGTATCAGTAGGCATTGGTTGCGTATTTTACTCGATAGTCGAGAAACCAGTAGTAGAGTTTTTGCGGCAAATCATAGTCAAAAAGAAAGTACCTCCAAAAGCAATTTAAATTGACATTTTCACCTTACCAACTTTGAGATAAATTCATTCCTAAAGCTTTTTTAACTTTACGATTAACCTTTTTCAGTAAATTAGGTTGATAATCGTAATAAGTATTTTCTGTAAAGCGATCTGCTTCAAGATTACGCACCACATAAGGAGGATGTTTGAGAGGAAAACTCATTGCTTCGGTAGTCAAATTATTGTACTGACTTCTTGCTTCCGTCGTGTGAGTAGCATCCTCGTTATAACCAATGTAAGAAATTAAATTAACCGCAGGAAGAATAGCTAAACCACCTTGAACCCAATTCGCAAAAGTCCATTGAAAATCCCACCAATCTCGCTTTTCTGTATAAGTAAGCTCAAAAGTATGCGACCAAACTTTTGCCGCACGAGCATCGCCTAAAATATCAATTAGCAAATTTTTATCGCGGATTTCAGGCCACAAATTCAGCTCGTAATCAAAATGTTGCCAAGCACGTCGCCAACTAGCCCAACCCCAACAATGATTGTAGCGAGAAAAGTAATAACTGTAATCGGTTCGCTGACGACCAAATTGAATATTTAATCCGCAAATTGTCATGATTCTTTCATCATAACGGTAGCGATCTAATAACTCTTCACAGTAGCGAAAAAAGGTTGGATCTGGTAAACAATCATCCTCCAAAACGATCGCCTCTTCCACAGTATCAAATACCCAATCTAAACCCGTTGCTGGACGCTTCCCGCAGCCTAAGTTGAGATCCGAGTAATTTTTCAGAACCTCGCAATCCCAGTCCACGCGGTCAATTATCGCACGAGTAGCGGCACATTTTTCCGCTTCCCCTGGTTTATCGGCGCGGGGTCCATCAGCAATTACTAGAAGTTTTGGCGGTTTCGCTTGACGAATAGCCTCAAATACTTTCTCCGTCGTCTGAGGTCGATTAAAAATAATCATGGCTACAGGAGTATTTAATTGCCAACTGCTCATGTTTATTTTTCCTCCATGCAGGTAAAATTGCTACAAATCTATTTCTTTCACCAATATATCTTTAGTTACCAGATTTGGCGGCTATCTCCTCAATAAACTCAGTAAAGTTATTGCTTTAGTTTGACTCCAAAAAATTCGGCGAGTTTCTGGGTAAAAAGCACCTGCTAAATAAGAAGCAAATACTTGGGAAATGACAGTAGCCCAGGCTGCCCCTATTGCTCCATAAGTATCGATAAAAAGGCTATTTAAAATAATGTTAATAACTGCACCAACGGCAGTAGTGGCGGCGGAAAATTTCATTAAATTTTCTGTAGTCAACCAAGTTGAGCGAGCAACTCCCAAGGTAACAAATACACCCGCCCAAATATGAATGGTTAAAATTTCTGCGGCTTCAGCATAGCTATTTCCATAAATCAAAGTAATAATAAAGCCTGACAAAAATGTGATCGGAATAGCAACCGAGTAACTAATAACTGACATTAAATTAAAAAGTTTTTGAATTCGTTTGTAATAAACAGTTTCGCCAATTTCTTTAGCTTGAACAATCGAAGGAAAAACCGAATTAACGATCGCAATTGGTACGAAGTACCACATCTCGGATATTTTTACGGCGGCGGAATAAAGTCCTACGGCTGCATCACCAATCATTTGTCCGAGCATAATTTGGTCAATACGCATATAAATCATAATGACAATTCCAGACAAAATCAGGGGCCAACTATCTTGAATTAAAGACTGAGCACGAGAGAAGCTAAATCGCCATGCTTGAATCAAATTGTTCGTAATTTGATAAACGATTACCATGCCAATTGCCGCAAGGCTATATTCAGCAAAAGTCGCTGCTGCAAAAGCCACTACTGGCGCATTAATTTTAATTAAAATTACCTTGATAACATTACTGAAAATATAAGCAATATTTTTTGCCCAAACTACATATTTAGCTTGAACTTGCGAGCGAAACCACAACTCAATAATTTCTGCCGAGCGAAAAATTGCGCCCCCAGCAATAATGGCAACTAACAGTTGCAGTTGTCGATCTTCTGGACGAAGTAAAGAAATAGTTGAAAAAGCTAAAAAAGCAGTGACAATACTCGCAAATAGCTTTAAAATGAAACTGGTACCAAGAGTTTTTGGGTTATCGGTTTGAGAGCGAGCAAGGTCGCGGACGACAATATCATCTAAGCCAAGTTTAGCAATTGGATCGAATAACCAAACGATCGCGATCGCGTAATTAAAAAGTCCAAAATCTTCTGGACCTAGGTAACGAGCTACCCAGACACCCACCAGTAAACCCAAACCCATCTGGAAAATTTTTTCAGAAAACAGCCAGAAAGTGTTGCCAATTAGTTTGCGTAAATCAGGGCTGAGAGTTTTCGGAAGATCGATAAGTTTTTTGAACATCAAAACTTCTCAAGAAAGGAGCATTTTGAGGAGTGGTCAATTACTTATTGTAGGGCTTAGATTGAGATACCGCCCAGAGAAACAAAATTAGTCGAAAAAACTCTCCCAGAAGAAAAACGAGCAAAGATGCTTACGGAGAGAACGGCGGCAGCGATCGCGTTCCACAGATATTTCTTCCGGCGTAAAATGAAGATTAATTCGATCGCTAAAATAATTGCAACCCTTCTGGTTCAAGCTGACACAGCAGATGAAGCCCTTAGTTTCCATACTTATTCCTTGCTACAACGCTGAAGCATTTTTAGCAGAAACCCTCGAATCTGCGCTCTCCCAAACATGGGAAAATAAAGAAATTATCGTTGTTGATGACGGTTCGCGCGATCGTAGCCTGACAATAGCCAAACAGTTCGACTCTCGTGGAGTTAAAGTCATCTCTCAGGAAAATCGCGGCGCAAGCGCCACCAGAAATCGAGCCTATCAAGAGTCTCAAGGAGATTTCATCCAATATTTAGACGCAGATGACTTGCTTGCACCCGACAAAATCGAGCGTCAGATGCAAATTTTTGCTGAGGGAAATACCGACTATGTAGCAGCCGGAGAATGGGCAAAATTTTATCAACATCCCTCCGAAGCAGTATTTGAACCAGAACCATTTTGGACCGATCTTGCACCCATAGAGTGGTTGATTTCCCTTTGGGACAAACCTTCAATGATTCATCCTGGTGTTTGGTTAGTACCACGTCACCTTAC
This genomic interval from Oscillatoria salina IIICB1 contains the following:
- a CDS encoding DNA cytosine methyltransferase, producing MSSRRPIAVDLFAGAGGFSLGIEQAGFEVAIAVEYDPVHAAVYSYNFPQTKVLCRDVTSLDAGEIRQAVGGEIDLVFGGPPCQGFSSMGKRNPKDDRNYLVFAFCRLVKELQPRYFVMENVPGLSQGEHRRILQRLKHELKDAGYKIREPVQVLNAADFGVPQKRKRLFLLGWRYKQKALFYPQLEQKERVSVREAIADLPDLDFFPELLNIDEIELKIELEVSDYVKYLRDLIPDPDNFAYPRIWNRNLLTSSRRTQHKQESIERFHLTQPGQLEPISRLRRLDWNKCSHTLRAGTGIERGSFTSARPLHPERDRVISVREAARLHSFPDWFRFHSTKWHGFRQVGNAVPPLLARALGAEIITALGIVPVVPEAKIALGEPSLLRWNQKQASSYWQKLSSST
- a CDS encoding Calvin cycle protein CP12 — translated: MVQAIDRQIAAIKRGEGDPEHIHELAQDALAWARKVTKEKGEGSSESASAWDTVEELLAAIAHRRNQQPPENSLDRYCRDRPEADECKVYDL
- a CDS encoding glycosyl hydrolase, with the protein product MNKRNGCKFVTIIVATFLISAIACNRFNARENENIAAISSQTIPPTLFGMHVEHSYKIPWPPIPFASWRLWDVHTEQYKLTFWPHLEPQPDNWDFTGLDKVVELAQKNQVELVYTFGLTPDWAAARPEDPSHYGEPPSPSEPKNIEDWRDFVRTVATRYKGKIRYYELWNEPNLNYFYTGTIDQMVTLAQEAYTILQEIDPEIKVVSPSVIATHESWLTKPGNAWLDEYFRKGGDAYTDIVAAHFYMPAENTPEDRIRPIREIQAVMAKHELADKPLWNTETGFGNRQQNHYYSDAESQAYVARSYLIYWSQGVERFYWYGWDNRNVLTMLMVEEDNRTLTPAAKAYAEIQNWLVGAKMQPCSPDRNNTWTCQLTRNGENSWIIWNPKNDIQLQIPQSWNVTQVTDLNGQKSPLSTSGSLQVGQLPLLLSRN
- a CDS encoding acyltransferase family protein → MQSNAPPKKVKLNLLQAFRGIAALLVVLFHLDQLSNEKLKQTFLFGIFKFGWAGVDFFFILSGFIIFYVHRHELGIQSWQKFKKFWLKRWIRIYPVYWIVTLAVLGLLIFVPSLAKAGDTNLFFLLKTFLLIPQSTPPLLDVGWTLILIIFFYLIFSLSYLLKPKIYLPLVAILLLGSLTQFVPDISIPAENPWIGTIFHSMNLEFALGCLAAYLVVTYPLRHRKTLLFVGAFFFIFFGLLLSYGVIAEVQNLNILGIELGINRVFFSGIPCFIMLIGAASLDINKGTDVPNFVNYLGDASYSIYLIHSPIISALTQIAAKLNLVNLIGNSLIINLPIGIVSVGIGCVFYSIVEKPVVEFLRQIIVKKKVPPKAI
- a CDS encoding glycosyltransferase family 2 protein; protein product: MSSWQLNTPVAMIIFNRPQTTEKVFEAIRQAKPPKLLVIADGPRADKPGEAEKCAATRAIIDRVDWDCEVLKNYSDLNLGCGKRPATGLDWVFDTVEEAIVLEDDCLPDPTFFRYCEELLDRYRYDERIMTICGLNIQFGRQRTDYSYYFSRYNHCWGWASWRRAWQHFDYELNLWPEIRDKNLLIDILGDARAAKVWSHTFELTYTEKRDWWDFQWTFANWVQGGLAILPAVNLISYIGYNEDATHTTEARSQYNNLTTEAMSFPLKHPPYVVRNLEADRFTENTYYDYQPNLLKKVNRKVKKALGMNLSQSW
- a CDS encoding flippase is translated as MFKKLIDLPKTLSPDLRKLIGNTFWLFSEKIFQMGLGLLVGVWVARYLGPEDFGLFNYAIAIVWLFDPIAKLGLDDIVVRDLARSQTDNPKTLGTSFILKLFASIVTAFLAFSTISLLRPEDRQLQLLVAIIAGGAIFRSAEIIELWFRSQVQAKYVVWAKNIAYIFSNVIKVILIKINAPVVAFAAATFAEYSLAAIGMVIVYQITNNLIQAWRFSFSRAQSLIQDSWPLILSGIVIMIYMRIDQIMLGQMIGDAAVGLYSAAVKISEMWYFVPIAIVNSVFPSIVQAKEIGETVYYKRIQKLFNLMSVISYSVAIPITFLSGFIITLIYGNSYAEAAEILTIHIWAGVFVTLGVARSTWLTTENLMKFSAATTAVGAVINIILNSLFIDTYGAIGAAWATVISQVFASYLAGAFYPETRRIFWSQTKAITLLSLLRR
- a CDS encoding glycosyltransferase family 2 protein — encoded protein: MKPLVSILIPCYNAEAFLAETLESALSQTWENKEIIVVDDGSRDRSLTIAKQFDSRGVKVISQENRGASATRNRAYQESQGDFIQYLDADDLLAPDKIERQMQIFAEGNTDYVAAGEWAKFYQHPSEAVFEPEPFWTDLAPIEWLISLWDKPSMIHPGVWLVPRHLTETAGLWDERLSLDDDGEYFCRIVLASAGVKFCRDAKVFYRSGISGSLSVAKSTQAWKSRFLSLELCKNYLLAKEDSLSTRRACANRFQRFFYEVYPNVPEICRQAAERVKELGGSDVQPVIGPKMRPFAQIIGWRQAKKIQHFAYKYGLSSAVS